Proteins from a single region of Roseateles sp. XES5:
- a CDS encoding sugar ABC transporter ATP-binding protein translates to MTSAAASMMAARAEALETPVLEMRGISQIFPGVKALDGVDIALYPGKVTALIGENGAGKSTLVKILTGIYRPNEGEIVIDGKPVAFANAQAAIDAGVTAIHQETVLFDELTVAENIFLGHAPRTRFGLIDWKTINERARALMHRLESNIDPTIKLKDLSIAQRHLVAIARALSVEARIVIMDEPTAALSRKEIDDLFRIVENLKRQGKAILFISHKFDELYEIADSYAVFRDGRMVGAGLLRQTPQEEIVRLMVGRDVHDVFPKSPVAIGETVLKVEGYCHDTEFRDISFDLRRGEILGVYGLIGAGRSELCQSLFGMTVPASGKTVLDGREIVIRSSADAIAAGIVYVPEERGRHGLALDMPIYQNMSLPSLARTSVRGILKAASEFSLARKYAERLDLRAAALSVPVGTLSGGNQQKVVIGKWLATKPRVIILDEPTKGIDIGSKAAVHAFISELAGEGLSIIMISSELPEILGMSDRVMVMREGLMAGVYERTGLTAETLVRAATGNA, encoded by the coding sequence ATGACGAGCGCTGCAGCTTCCATGATGGCCGCAAGGGCCGAGGCGTTGGAAACGCCCGTTCTGGAGATGCGCGGCATCTCGCAGATCTTTCCCGGCGTGAAGGCGCTCGATGGCGTCGATATCGCGCTCTATCCCGGCAAGGTCACCGCGCTTATCGGCGAGAACGGCGCGGGAAAGTCGACGCTGGTGAAGATTCTCACCGGCATCTACCGCCCGAACGAGGGCGAGATCGTCATCGACGGCAAGCCCGTCGCCTTTGCCAATGCGCAGGCCGCCATCGATGCCGGCGTCACCGCGATCCATCAGGAGACCGTGCTCTTCGACGAACTGACGGTCGCGGAAAACATCTTTCTCGGCCATGCACCGCGCACGCGCTTCGGCCTCATCGACTGGAAGACCATCAACGAGCGTGCCCGCGCGCTGATGCACCGGCTCGAAAGCAATATCGACCCGACGATCAAGCTGAAGGATCTCTCCATCGCCCAGCGGCATCTGGTGGCCATCGCCCGGGCGCTTTCCGTCGAGGCGCGCATCGTCATCATGGACGAGCCGACGGCAGCCCTCTCGCGCAAGGAAATCGACGATCTCTTCCGCATCGTCGAAAACCTGAAGAGGCAGGGCAAGGCGATCCTCTTCATCAGCCACAAATTCGACGAGCTCTACGAGATCGCCGACAGCTACGCCGTCTTCCGCGACGGGCGCATGGTCGGCGCGGGCCTGCTCCGGCAGACGCCGCAGGAAGAGATCGTGCGGCTGATGGTCGGCCGCGACGTGCACGACGTCTTTCCGAAAAGCCCGGTCGCCATCGGCGAAACCGTGCTCAAGGTCGAGGGCTATTGTCACGACACGGAATTCCGCGACATTTCCTTCGACCTCCGGCGCGGCGAAATCCTCGGCGTCTACGGCCTCATCGGCGCCGGGCGGTCGGAACTCTGCCAGTCGCTGTTCGGCATGACCGTGCCCGCCTCGGGAAAGACCGTCCTCGACGGCCGCGAGATCGTCATCCGCTCCTCCGCCGACGCCATCGCCGCGGGCATCGTCTATGTGCCGGAAGAGCGCGGTCGCCATGGCCTGGCGCTGGACATGCCGATCTACCAGAACATGTCGCTACCGTCGCTCGCCCGCACCTCGGTGCGCGGCATCCTGAAGGCGGCCAGCGAATTTTCGCTCGCGCGCAAATATGCCGAACGGCTGGACCTTCGCGCCGCCGCGCTCTCCGTGCCGGTCGGCACGCTGTCGGGCGGCAACCAGCAGAAGGTCGTCATCGGCAAGTGGCTCGCCACCAAGCCCAGGGTCATCATCCTCGACGAGCCCACCAAGGGCATCGACATCGGATCGAAGGCGGCAGTGCACGCCTTCATCTCGGAACTCGCCGGCGAGGGTCTTTCCATCATCATGATCTCCTCCGAACTGCCGGAAATCCTCGGCATGTCGGATCGCGTGATGGTGATGCGCGAAGGGCTGATGGCCGGCGTCTACGAGCGCACGGGCCTGACGGCGGAAACGCTGGTGCGCGCGGCGACCGGCAATGCATAA
- a CDS encoding ABC transporter permease, translating to MQRLFKNRELLLALIILVMIAGFATRAAGFAAPANLANIFNDTSILIILALGQMTVILTKSIDLSVAANLAFTGMAVAMLDAAYPGLPLALLILLAIGIGAALGAINGFLVWLLQIPPIVVTLGTLTIYRGMAFVLSGGGWVNAHQMTPDFLNLPRLVVLGLPILSWLAIAIVLMMWFVLMRTPFGRAAYASGGNPTAAIYAGIDVGRARFLAFMLSGALAGLSGYLWVSRYAVAYVDIAAGFELDSVAACVIGGISIAGGIGTVIGTVLGALFLGVIKNALPVIGISPFAQMAISGVVIILAVVFNARAEKKKGRIILRDRAAKETPA from the coding sequence ATGCAGCGTCTCTTCAAGAACCGTGAACTCCTGCTGGCGCTGATCATCCTGGTGATGATCGCCGGCTTCGCGACGCGCGCGGCCGGTTTCGCAGCCCCCGCCAATCTCGCCAATATCTTCAACGACACGTCGATCCTGATCATCCTCGCGCTCGGCCAGATGACCGTCATCCTGACAAAGTCGATCGACCTTTCGGTTGCCGCCAACCTTGCCTTCACCGGCATGGCCGTCGCCATGCTGGACGCGGCCTATCCCGGCCTGCCGCTGGCGCTGCTCATCCTGCTTGCCATCGGCATCGGCGCGGCGCTGGGGGCGATCAACGGCTTCCTCGTCTGGCTGCTGCAGATCCCGCCCATCGTCGTGACGCTCGGCACGCTCACCATCTATCGCGGCATGGCCTTCGTGCTGTCGGGCGGCGGCTGGGTGAACGCGCACCAGATGACGCCGGATTTCCTCAACCTGCCGCGCCTCGTCGTGCTCGGCCTGCCGATCCTCTCCTGGCTGGCCATCGCCATCGTGCTCATGATGTGGTTCGTGCTGATGCGCACCCCCTTCGGCCGCGCCGCCTATGCCTCGGGCGGCAACCCGACGGCAGCGATCTATGCCGGCATCGACGTCGGCCGCGCACGCTTCCTCGCCTTCATGCTGTCAGGCGCGCTGGCCGGCCTCTCGGGTTATCTCTGGGTGTCGCGTTATGCGGTCGCCTATGTCGACATCGCCGCCGGCTTCGAACTCGACAGCGTCGCGGCCTGCGTCATCGGCGGCATTTCGATTGCCGGCGGCATCGGCACGGTCATCGGCACCGTGCTCGGCGCGCTCTTCCTCGGCGTCATCAAGAACGCCCTGCCCGTCATCGGCATCTCGCCCTTCGCCCAGATGGCGATTTCCGGCGTCGTCATCATCCTCGCCGTCGTCTTCAACGCCCGCGCCGAGAAGAAGAAGGGCCGCATCATCCTGCGTGACCGTGCCGCCAAGGAGACGCCCGCATGA
- a CDS encoding DeoR/GlpR family DNA-binding transcription regulator, with amino-acid sequence MHERERHRIILSAIQEKPVVTVQDIAELTEASEATIRRDIAALHVQGKLRRVRGGAEAVHPPQLGNLAARPFKVSESINIDRKRAIARRAVELCEEGDSIIINGGTTTFQMVHFMSARRLQVMTNSFAIAEHLVKHSKCTVSVPGGAIYRDQSLILSPFDNDAIRNFYARRMFIGAQGVNALGIMEGDALVIQSEQKLMRQAEELIVMVDSSKFERRSSLILCPLENVTTIITDDRISDEAAAMVAHAGIRLITVKPMASTEREDSTSAA; translated from the coding sequence ATGCACGAACGCGAACGCCATCGCATCATTTTGAGCGCTATCCAGGAAAAGCCCGTCGTGACGGTGCAGGATATCGCCGAACTGACCGAGGCATCCGAAGCCACCATTCGCCGCGATATCGCGGCCCTGCACGTGCAGGGCAAGCTGCGCCGCGTGCGTGGCGGCGCCGAGGCCGTGCATCCCCCGCAGCTCGGCAATCTCGCGGCGCGTCCGTTCAAGGTATCCGAATCGATCAACATCGATCGCAAGCGCGCAATCGCCCGCCGAGCCGTGGAGCTTTGCGAGGAAGGCGACTCGATCATCATCAACGGCGGCACCACCACATTCCAGATGGTGCATTTCATGTCGGCCCGCCGCCTGCAGGTGATGACCAATTCCTTCGCCATCGCCGAACATCTGGTGAAACATTCCAAGTGCACGGTGAGCGTTCCGGGCGGTGCGATCTACCGCGACCAGAGCCTCATCCTCTCGCCCTTCGACAATGACGCGATCCGCAATTTCTATGCGCGGCGCATGTTCATCGGCGCGCAGGGCGTCAATGCGCTCGGCATCATGGAGGGGGACGCGCTGGTCATCCAGAGCGAGCAGAAGCTGATGCGCCAGGCGGAAGAGCTGATCGTCATGGTCGATTCCAGCAAGTTCGAGCGGCGTTCCAGCCTCATTCTCTGCCCGCTGGAGAACGTGACCACGATCATCACCGACGACAGGATTTCGGACGAGGCGGCCGCCATGGTCGCCCATGCCGGCATAAGGCTCATCACGGTGAAGCCGATGGCTTCGACCGAGAGGGAGGATTCCACCTCGGCGGCCTGA
- the rhaI gene encoding L-rhamnose catabolism isomerase translates to MAEFRIAQDVVAQENDKRATALKEDYEALGANLARRGIDIDAVTRKVEQFFVAVPSWGVGTGGTRFARFPGAGEPRGIFDKLDDCAVIQQLTRATPSVSLHIPWDKADQKELKAKGDALGLGFDAMNSNTFSDAPGQTHSYKYGSLSHTDAATRAQAVEHNLECIEIGKAIGSKALTVWVGDGSNFPGQSNFTRAFERYLAAMAEIYKGLPDDWKLFSEHKMYEPAFYSTVVQDWGTNYLIAQTLGPKAQCLVDLGHHAPNTNIEMIVARLIQFGKLGGFHFNDSKYGDDDLDAGAIEPYRLFLVFNELVDAETRGVEDFHPAHMIDQSHNVTDPIESLINSANEIRRAYAQALLVDRVALTGYQDGNDALMATETLKRAYRTDVEPVLAEARRRAGGAIDPLATYRASGYRANVAAARPASAAGGGGIV, encoded by the coding sequence ATGGCTGAATTCAGGATCGCGCAGGATGTCGTCGCGCAGGAAAACGACAAGCGGGCGACGGCGCTGAAGGAGGACTACGAGGCGCTCGGCGCAAACCTCGCCCGCCGCGGCATCGACATCGACGCGGTCACCCGCAAGGTCGAGCAGTTCTTCGTCGCCGTTCCCTCCTGGGGCGTCGGCACGGGCGGCACCCGCTTTGCGCGCTTTCCCGGCGCCGGCGAGCCGCGCGGCATCTTCGACAAGCTGGACGATTGTGCCGTCATTCAGCAATTGACGCGCGCCACACCCAGCGTTTCGCTCCACATTCCCTGGGACAAGGCCGATCAGAAAGAGCTGAAGGCCAAGGGCGATGCCCTCGGCCTCGGCTTCGACGCGATGAATTCCAACACCTTCTCCGACGCGCCCGGCCAGACGCATTCCTACAAATACGGTTCGCTCAGCCACACGGATGCCGCAACGCGCGCCCAGGCCGTCGAGCACAATCTGGAATGCATCGAGATCGGCAAGGCCATCGGTTCGAAGGCGCTGACGGTCTGGGTTGGCGACGGCTCCAATTTCCCGGGCCAGAGCAATTTCACCCGGGCTTTCGAGCGCTATCTCGCCGCCATGGCAGAGATCTACAAGGGCCTGCCCGATGACTGGAAGCTCTTCTCCGAGCACAAGATGTACGAGCCGGCCTTCTATTCGACGGTCGTGCAGGACTGGGGCACGAATTACCTGATCGCGCAGACGCTGGGTCCGAAGGCCCAATGCCTCGTCGATCTCGGCCATCATGCGCCGAACACCAATATCGAGATGATCGTCGCCCGCCTCATCCAGTTCGGCAAGCTCGGCGGCTTCCACTTCAACGATTCCAAATACGGCGACGACGACCTCGATGCCGGCGCCATCGAACCCTACCGCCTGTTCCTCGTCTTCAACGAACTGGTGGATGCGGAGACGCGCGGCGTCGAAGACTTCCATCCCGCCCATATGATCGACCAGTCGCACAACGTCACCGACCCGATCGAAAGCCTCATCAACAGCGCGAACGAAATCCGCCGCGCCTATGCGCAGGCTCTCCTCGTCGACCGTGTGGCACTCACCGGCTACCAGGACGGCAACGACGCGCTGATGGCGACGGAAACACTGAAGCGCGCCTACCGCACGGATGTGGAGCCGGTCCTCGCCGAAGCCCGCCGCCGCGCCGGTGGCGCAATCGATCCGCTCGCCACCTATCGTGCCAGCGGCTACCGGGCGAACGTCGCGGCGGCGCGCCCGGCCTCGGCGGCGGGCGGCGGCGGTATCGTCTAG
- the rhaS gene encoding rhamnose ABC transporter substrate-binding protein, translated as MKLTTKLLAGAAIALAAMVSTANAADMKIALLVKSLGNGFFEAANKGAQEAAKELGGVEIIYTGPTTTTAEGQIEVINSLIAQGVDAIAISANDPDAVVPALKKAQQRGIKVISWDSGVAPEGRIMHLNPSSNELIGKMCLQLAKDHLPDGKGDFAILSATTTSTNQNTWIEEMKKQIKDFPGLNLVTTVYGDDLADKSYREANGLLTSQPNVKVIVAPTTVGVLAASQAVKDAGKIGEVYVTGLGLPSEMAGAIKSGATKEFAIWNPIDLGYSATQIAYHLVKGDTDGAPGSEIEAGRMGKIKVGDNGEAAMADPFVYDASNVEEFAKIF; from the coding sequence ATGAAACTGACCACGAAACTGCTCGCCGGCGCGGCGATCGCCCTTGCCGCCATGGTGTCCACAGCCAATGCCGCGGACATGAAGATCGCCCTTCTCGTCAAGTCGCTCGGCAACGGCTTCTTCGAGGCCGCCAACAAGGGCGCGCAGGAAGCCGCCAAGGAACTCGGCGGCGTCGAGATCATCTATACCGGCCCGACCACGACGACGGCCGAAGGCCAGATCGAAGTCATCAACTCGCTGATCGCCCAGGGCGTCGATGCCATCGCGATCTCCGCCAACGATCCGGATGCGGTCGTTCCGGCGCTGAAGAAGGCGCAGCAGCGCGGCATCAAGGTCATCTCCTGGGACTCCGGCGTGGCGCCGGAAGGCCGCATCATGCACCTCAACCCGTCCTCCAACGAGCTGATCGGCAAGATGTGCCTGCAGCTCGCCAAGGATCACCTGCCGGACGGCAAGGGTGACTTCGCGATCCTCTCGGCGACGACGACCTCGACCAACCAGAACACCTGGATCGAGGAGATGAAGAAGCAGATCAAGGACTTCCCGGGCCTCAACCTCGTCACGACCGTCTATGGCGACGACCTGGCCGACAAGTCCTACCGCGAAGCCAACGGTCTCCTGACCTCGCAGCCGAACGTCAAGGTCATCGTCGCACCGACGACCGTCGGCGTTCTCGCCGCCTCGCAGGCCGTCAAGGATGCCGGCAAGATCGGCGAGGTCTACGTGACCGGCCTCGGCCTGCCCTCGGAAATGGCCGGCGCCATCAAGTCGGGCGCAACCAAGGAATTCGCCATCTGGAACCCGATCGACCTCGGCTATTCCGCCACCCAGATCGCCTATCACCTCGTCAAGGGCGACACGGACGGCGCGCCGGGCTCGGAAATCGAAGCCGGCCGCATGGGCAAGATCAAGGTCGGCGACAATGGCGAAGCCGCCATGGCCGATCCCTTCGTCTACGACGCCTCGAACGTCGAAGAATTCGCGAAGATTTTCTGA
- the speB gene encoding agmatinase, whose amino-acid sequence MRETFHQPVDAAKVPRFAGHATFMRLPAVPSPKGLDIALAGIPWDGGTTNRAGARHGPREVRNQSSLMRSTHHVFKTEPFRIANIADVGDLAVNPIDLLDALRLIEEGAADIVGAGALPLCVGGDHLTTLPVLRAVAKQRQVGLIQFDAHSDTNDTYFGNNPYTHGTPFRRAIEEGLLDPRRIVQIGIRGSIYAPDEHDWALAQGIRIIYMEEFDRRGADDVMAEARAIVGQNPTYVTFDIDAIDPSMAPGTGTPEIGGFTTREAQQLVRLLDGLNLVGADVVEVSPPFDLAGMTSIAGATILFELMCVLARQIEKTRQTPK is encoded by the coding sequence ATGCGCGAGACCTTTCATCAACCCGTCGATGCCGCCAAGGTGCCCCGGTTTGCCGGCCATGCTACATTCATGCGGCTTCCCGCCGTTCCGTCCCCGAAGGGTCTGGACATTGCCCTTGCCGGCATTCCCTGGGACGGCGGAACGACCAACCGGGCGGGTGCGCGCCATGGTCCCCGCGAGGTCCGCAACCAATCGAGCCTGATGCGAAGCACGCACCACGTGTTCAAGACGGAACCGTTCCGCATCGCCAATATCGCCGATGTCGGCGACCTCGCGGTGAACCCGATCGACCTGCTGGACGCCCTTCGGCTAATCGAGGAAGGCGCTGCCGACATCGTCGGTGCGGGCGCGCTTCCTCTGTGCGTCGGCGGCGATCACCTGACCACCCTGCCCGTGCTGCGCGCGGTCGCGAAGCAAAGGCAGGTCGGCTTGATCCAGTTCGACGCGCATTCCGACACGAACGACACCTACTTCGGCAACAACCCCTACACGCATGGCACGCCCTTCCGGCGTGCGATCGAAGAGGGGCTTCTCGATCCGCGCCGCATCGTGCAGATCGGTATTCGCGGGTCGATCTACGCGCCGGACGAACATGACTGGGCGCTGGCTCAGGGAATTCGCATCATCTACATGGAAGAGTTCGATCGCCGCGGCGCCGACGACGTCATGGCCGAAGCGCGCGCGATCGTCGGCCAGAACCCGACCTATGTGACCTTCGACATCGACGCCATCGATCCATCGATGGCGCCGGGCACCGGCACGCCTGAAATCGGCGGGTTCACGACGCGCGAAGCCCAGCAGCTTGTCCGGCTGCTCGATGGCCTGAACCTCGTCGGCGCGGATGTCGTGGAAGTCTCCCCGCCATTCGACCTTGCCGGCATGACCTCGATTGCCGGCGCGACCATCCTGTTCGAACTGATGTGCGTCCTGGCAAGGCAGATCGAAAAGACGCGGCAAACCCCAAAATAG
- a CDS encoding bifunctional rhamnulose-1-phosphate aldolase/short-chain dehydrogenase, whose product MTGQPRLLENRWDDAHAARLDEPGKLLYRSNLLGADKRITNYGGGNTSAKVQETDPLTGEKVPVLWVKGSGGDVGTIKLDGFATLYMEKLEALKGLYKGVEDEDRMVGFLPHCTFNLNPRAASIDTPLHGFVPFAHVDHMHPDAIIAIAASKNSKALTAKIFGEEIGWLPWRRPGFQLGLDLAAFVKANPGAKGVVLESHGLFTWADDAKDCYLLTLDIINRAIEWFARETDGKTIFGGAVATSLGEAERRAVAAKLMPEIRGRIGKGERKLGHFDDQAAVLEFVNSNDLKPLGALGTSCPDHFLRTKIRPLIVDFDPARPDVDAVIAGLDAALEDYRADYTRYYETCKRGNSPAMRDPNPVIFLVPGVGMFSFAKDKATARIAGEFYVNAINVMRGASTVSDYQGLPEQEAFDIEYWLLEEAKLQRMPKPKSLAGRVAFVTGGAGGIGRATAERLAGEGACVVLADIDANALAEVGAAFAKTYGGDAVRTVTLNVTDEAGVIAAFADACVEFGGIDILVSNAGIASSAPVESTELSMWNRNIEILATGYFLVSREAFRLFRRQNLGGNVVFVASKNGLASSPNASAYCTAKAAEIHLARCLALEGAEAGIRVNTVNPDAVLRGSKIWGGEWREQRAASSRIEVSELEEHYRKRSMLKLNVFPEDIAEAIYFLASDLSAKSTGNIINVDAGNAQSFPR is encoded by the coding sequence ATGACGGGTCAGCCCCGCCTTCTCGAAAACCGTTGGGACGACGCCCATGCCGCAAGGCTCGACGAGCCCGGCAAGCTGCTCTACCGCTCCAATCTCCTCGGCGCCGACAAGCGCATCACCAATTACGGCGGCGGCAACACTTCGGCCAAGGTGCAGGAAACCGATCCGCTGACGGGCGAGAAGGTCCCGGTCCTGTGGGTGAAGGGCTCGGGCGGCGATGTCGGCACGATCAAGCTCGACGGTTTCGCCACCCTCTACATGGAAAAGCTGGAAGCGCTGAAGGGTCTCTACAAGGGTGTCGAGGACGAGGACCGCATGGTCGGCTTCCTGCCGCACTGCACCTTCAACCTCAATCCGCGCGCCGCCTCCATCGATACGCCGCTGCACGGTTTCGTGCCGTTCGCCCATGTCGACCACATGCATCCCGACGCCATCATTGCCATCGCCGCCTCGAAGAACTCGAAGGCGCTGACGGCGAAGATTTTCGGCGAGGAGATCGGCTGGCTGCCCTGGCGCCGTCCCGGCTTCCAGCTCGGCCTCGATCTTGCGGCCTTCGTCAAGGCAAACCCCGGGGCCAAGGGCGTCGTGCTCGAAAGCCATGGCCTCTTCACCTGGGCGGACGACGCCAAGGACTGCTACCTGCTGACGCTCGACATCATCAACCGGGCGATTGAATGGTTCGCCAGGGAGACGGACGGCAAGACGATCTTCGGCGGGGCCGTCGCCACGAGCCTTGGCGAAGCCGAGCGCCGGGCCGTCGCCGCGAAGCTGATGCCGGAAATCCGTGGCCGCATCGGCAAGGGCGAGCGCAAGCTCGGCCATTTCGACGACCAGGCCGCCGTGCTCGAATTCGTCAACTCCAACGACCTGAAGCCGCTCGGCGCGCTCGGCACCTCCTGCCCGGACCATTTCCTGCGCACCAAGATCCGCCCGCTGATCGTCGATTTCGATCCGGCCAGACCCGATGTGGACGCGGTGATCGCCGGCCTCGACGCGGCGCTGGAAGACTACCGCGCCGACTACACGCGCTACTACGAGACCTGCAAGCGCGGCAATTCGCCTGCCATGCGCGACCCGAATCCAGTCATCTTTCTCGTTCCCGGCGTCGGCATGTTCTCCTTTGCCAAGGACAAGGCGACCGCGCGCATCGCCGGCGAGTTCTACGTCAACGCCATCAACGTGATGCGCGGCGCCTCGACGGTTTCCGACTATCAGGGCCTGCCGGAGCAGGAGGCTTTCGATATCGAATACTGGCTGCTGGAGGAAGCAAAGCTGCAGCGCATGCCGAAGCCGAAGAGCCTTGCCGGCCGCGTCGCTTTCGTGACGGGCGGCGCCGGCGGCATCGGCCGGGCAACGGCCGAGCGGCTGGCGGGCGAGGGCGCCTGCGTGGTGCTGGCCGATATCGACGCCAATGCCCTGGCCGAGGTCGGTGCGGCGTTTGCGAAGACATATGGCGGCGACGCCGTGCGCACCGTCACGCTCAACGTGACGGACGAAGCGGGCGTCATTGCCGCCTTCGCTGATGCCTGCGTCGAATTCGGCGGGATCGATATTCTCGTCTCCAATGCCGGCATCGCCTCCTCGGCCCCGGTCGAAAGCACGGAGCTTTCGATGTGGAACAGGAATATCGAGATTCTCGCGACCGGTTACTTCCTCGTTTCGCGGGAGGCGTTCCGCCTGTTCCGCCGGCAGAATCTCGGCGGCAACGTGGTCTTCGTCGCCTCCAAGAACGGTCTTGCCTCGTCGCCGAACGCCTCGGCCTATTGCACGGCCAAGGCCGCTGAAATCCACCTTGCGCGCTGCCTGGCGCTCGAGGGTGCGGAGGCGGGCATCCGTGTCAACACGGTGAATCCCGATGCGGTGCTGCGGGGCTCGAAGATCTGGGGCGGCGAATGGCGCGAGCAGCGCGCCGCCTCGTCCAGGATCGAGGTAAGCGAACTGGAAGAGCATTATCGCAAGCGTTCCATGCTGAAGCTCAACGTCTTCCCGGAAGACATCGCCGAGGCGATCTATTTCCTCGCATCGGACCTTTCGGCTAAGTCGACGGGCAACATCATCAACGTGGATGCCGGCAACGCGCAGAGTTTCCCGCGCTAG
- the rhaM gene encoding L-rhamnose mutarotase codes for MERHAFTMKLHPGMEAEYRKRHDAIWPELVDLLHEAGASDYSIYLDPRTNILFGILTRPADHTMAALPEHPVMKRWWAHMADIMETNPDRSPVQTDLVPVFHMP; via the coding sequence ATGGAACGGCATGCCTTCACCATGAAGCTCCACCCCGGCATGGAAGCGGAATACAGGAAACGCCACGATGCGATCTGGCCCGAGCTGGTCGATCTTCTCCATGAGGCCGGCGCTTCCGACTACTCCATCTACCTCGACCCCAGGACCAATATCCTCTTCGGCATCCTCACCCGGCCGGCCGACCACACCATGGCGGCCCTGCCCGAGCACCCCGTGATGAAGCGCTGGTGGGCGCATATGGCCGATATCATGGAGACCAACCCGGACCGGTCTCCCGTCCAGACCGACCTCGTTCCCGTCTTCCACATGCCATGA
- a CDS encoding ABC transporter permease: MNPETAIRRQIPDRLGTPMKRLLASWEVLLFCVAVLIFIANSLASPYFLDAWNLSDATFNFTEKALIAFAMALLIIAGEIDLSVAAIIALASTAMGAAVQMGVGTPGLVAIGIGTGLACGAFNGLLVAGLKLPSIVVTIGTMSLFRGISYIVLGDQAYGKYPADFAWFGQGYVVWVFSFEFVLFLVMAVVFAVLLHRTNFGRHVYVIGNNAMAARFSGIPVDRVKFILFLLTGLMSGIAAVCLTSRLGSTRPSIAQGWELEVVTMVVLGGVSILGGAGTIAGVVIAAFVMGLVTFGLGLLNVPGIVMSIFIGLLLIVTIALPIVARRVKHARKA; the protein is encoded by the coding sequence ATGAACCCGGAAACCGCAATCCGCCGCCAGATTCCCGACCGGCTCGGCACACCGATGAAGCGGCTGCTCGCGAGCTGGGAGGTGCTGCTGTTCTGCGTGGCGGTCCTCATCTTCATCGCCAATTCGCTGGCCTCGCCCTATTTCCTCGATGCCTGGAACCTGTCCGACGCGACGTTCAACTTCACCGAAAAGGCGCTGATCGCCTTCGCCATGGCGCTGCTGATCATCGCCGGGGAGATCGACCTTTCCGTCGCCGCGATCATCGCGCTCGCCTCCACCGCCATGGGCGCGGCGGTGCAGATGGGCGTCGGCACGCCGGGGCTGGTCGCCATCGGCATCGGCACCGGCCTTGCCTGCGGCGCGTTCAACGGCCTGCTCGTCGCCGGCCTCAAGCTGCCCTCCATCGTCGTCACCATCGGCACGATGAGCCTCTTCCGCGGCATCTCCTACATCGTGCTCGGCGACCAGGCCTATGGCAAATATCCGGCCGATTTCGCCTGGTTCGGACAGGGTTACGTCGTCTGGGTGTTCTCCTTCGAATTCGTGCTCTTCCTCGTCATGGCCGTCGTCTTCGCCGTTCTGCTGCACAGGACGAATTTCGGCCGCCACGTCTACGTCATCGGCAACAATGCCATGGCCGCCCGGTTCTCCGGCATTCCGGTCGACCGGGTGAAGTTCATCCTCTTCCTCCTCACCGGCCTGATGAGCGGCATCGCCGCCGTCTGCCTCACCTCCCGCCTCGGCTCCACGCGCCCCTCGATCGCGCAGGGCTGGGAACTGGAAGTGGTGACGATGGTCGTGCTTGGCGGCGTTTCGATCCTCGGCGGGGCGGGCACCATCGCCGGCGTCGTCATCGCCGCCTTCGTCATGGGCCTCGTCACCTTCGGCCTCGGCCTGCTCAATGTGCCGGGCATCGTCATGTCCATCTTCATCGGCCTGCTGCTGATCGTCACCATTGCCCTGCCGATCGTCGCGCGCCGGGTCAAACATGCGAGGAAAGCCTGA